In a genomic window of Salminus brasiliensis chromosome 12, fSalBra1.hap2, whole genome shotgun sequence:
- the LOC140574300 gene encoding uncharacterized protein isoform X4 has protein sequence MQSHNAPDVTSLADNHLLQVKAQFGPDVTQDSRCCPEQRPNHNRRHGRGSETLDWDEFSQGLHMMAQKESREQEWLHLQTEKEQEEQESRSRRRGREERRQRYAFVMGSSAYPGEDEEKSSQAQQQQQQQQRISEIEECWLQVERTAIRDGRKVPLYPECQSKSSAELEKILEHYQRKVEQLTVQLTKLADGNQSLEREDNTDWIWQQEPTRDTGIPCKAQQTGPNKPNPVLTLTDKYQETKQLLQLENLRRQRIKNRLNLCPLPQINSEFLTEPELKTVCNVLCCETMNNSSLGSHDWCEASRDWEDEHSRAKVDGFSERAVLPLRKNVGSDPTMVERFSQEDEFLARQHEALDRHNQELLNQLAEANREIDRLKAELLHQPNGCQPDLASVVERLEMELARNCRALQEAQNQLAEMEENLKDTHATLQLREATLQSLGFLTKDSDEKIGKVSCPDEMNRLCQCVQVLESKVSELESQLSLSEQTCRKLQNQNAPLRESELVNSLRVTEAEGNVEKLQREPDTSSQWTRLMHVNRRQVQDGRRSREGIQHVVEESVQLRSSELNMLLEVIKPLAENEEQVSALEHENTQVNCTVVQSLQLEKNIWESFLNALKDHLSQGTQGTEGAGSLLQCAKKKLEEITMDLLALSISTGSSSPNFDITGLYNGMEKDQQNIKTVLTDERLGNGQIWRGLKQLVETRLTLLNHEASKLESSINSERHCDVWNQTDDFHLHPFVSAAMDLFIACLVGYRNALQERTWPVAKLFYSNIKDVEIQAALREGALYPNNMVAHEKSEVSEENETETASSLRCRIKELEHLLSNGAMTLASLQRQHDEDKASLKAAYEQGFTLLKESHQKFTEDLLLKHQQDQERLQEENERLLAEEAAATLTVIEAMKRAHSSEMERVLQKANWEKSSGDTSIAEILKNHSEELESVQRELDALSKQYSQKCLESVHLTQALEAERKALQHCQHQNLALGTSNQELYNHLAEEIIRLSVKANDGSSELVDGRQRYELEIMLRVKESEVEYLKQEISTLKTELDTSLMGQKLATERHQELQTDFSMAKEKAEQQIEQLREHLRLVYKALAESVEKRTCTTVLTAARHTLLKS, from the exons ATGCAGAGCCATAATGCGCCAGATGTTACCAG CCTTGCAGATAATCACCTTCTCCAAGTGAAAGCCCAGTTTGGCCCCGACGTCACTCAGGACTCCCGCTGCTGTCCAGAACAGCGGCCCAACCACAACAGAAGACATGGACGAGGTTCTGAAACGTTGGACTGGGATGAGTTCAGTCAGGGCCTGCACATGATGGCCCAGAAAGAAAGCAGAGAACAAGAGTGGCTGCATCTCCAGACTGAaaaggagcaggaggagcaagagagcaggagcaggagaagGGGAAGAGAAGAGCGCAGACAGAGGTATGCGTTTGTGATGGGTTCTTCAGCATATCCTGGGGAGGATGAGGAGAAGAGCAGCCaggctcagcagcagcagcagcagcagcagaggatAAGCGAGATTGAGGAATGTTGGCTGCAGGTGGAGAGGACAGCCATCCGAGATGGAAGGAAGGTGCCTTTGTATCCGGAGTGCCAGAGCAAGAGCTCTGCAGAGCTGGAGAAGATATTAGAACACTATCAGAGAAAG GTGGAGCAACTGACTGTCCAGTTAACAAAGTTGGCTGATGGGAACCAGTCCCTGGAACGAGAAGACAACACTGACTGGATCTGGCAG CAGGAGCCAACACGTGATACTGGAATACCATGTAAAGCTCAGCAGACTGGTCCAAATAAGCCAAACCCTGTGTTAACTCTGACTGACAAATATCAAGAAACCAAACAACTTCTTCAACTGGAGAATCTGAGAAGACAGCGTATCAAGAATCGGCTGAACCTCTGTCCTTTGCCCCAGATAAACTCTGAGTTCTTAACCGAACCTGAACTGAAGACTGTATgcaatgtgttgtgttgtgaaaCGATGAACAATTCCAGCCTTGGATCACATGATTGGTGTGAGGCAAGCAGAGACTGGGAGGATGAGCATAGCAGGGCTAAGGTCGATGGGTTCAGTGAAAGAGCTGTACTGCCGCTGAGGAAAAATGTTGGTTCAGATCCAACCATGGTGGAGCGATTCTCTCAGGAAGACGAGTTCCTAGCCAGGCAACATGAGGCCTTGGACCGGCATAATCAAGAACTACTGAACCAGCTTGCTGAGGCAAACAGGGAGATAGACCGGCTTAAGGCAGAACTCTTACATCAACCAAATGGCTGCCAGCCAGACCTGGCGTCTGTAGTCGAGCGTCTTGAGATGGAATTAGCTAGGAACTGTAGGGCACTCCAGGAGGCACAGAACCAGCTGGCAGAGATGGAGGAGAATCTGAAAGACACACATGCAACTCTGCAGTTGAGGGAAGCCACGCTCCAAAGCTTGGGCTTCTTGACCAAGGACAGTGATGAAAAGATAGGCAAAGTTTCATGCCCAGATGAAATGAACAGACTTTGCCAGTGTGTGCAGGTGCTGGAGAGCAAAGTGTCTGAACTGGAAAGCCAGCTAAGTCTCTCGGAGCAGACCTGCAGGAAACTCCAGAACCAGAATGCACCGCTCAGAGAATCGGAGCTTGTAAACAGCCTGAGGGTAACGGAGGCTGAGGGGAACGTCGAAAAGTTGCAGCGAGAACCTGATACGTCATCCCAATGGACAAGGTTGATGCATGTGAACAGGCGACAGGTCCAGGATGGCCGGAGATCAAGAGAAGGAATTCAACATGTGGTTGAGGAAAGCGTCCAGCTGAGGTCCAGTGAGCTCAACATGTTACTAGAGGTCATCAAACCTCTAGCTGAGAATGAGGAGCAGGTTTCTGCTTTAGAACATGAGAATACACAGGTGAACTGTACTGTGGTACAGAGTCTACAGTTGGAGAAGAACATTTGGGAAAGCTTTCTGAACGCCTTGAAAGACCATCTGTCTCAAGGTACTCAAGGGACTGAGGGAGCTGGCTCTCTGCTACAGTGTGCCAAGAAGAAACTGGAAGAGATTACAATGGACCTCTTGGCCCTTAGCATTTCCACGGGTAGCAGTAGCCCCAACTTTGACATTACTGGCCTTTATAATGGTATGGAGAAGGACCAGCAAAATATAAAGACAGTACTTACTGACGAGCGGCTAGGTAATGGTCAGATATGGAGAGGTTTAAAACAACTCGTGGAGACGAGACTGACTCTGCTAAACCACGAAGCATCAAAACTAGAGTCGTCCATCAATAGTGAAAGACACTGTGATGTCTGGAATCAGACAGACGACTTCCATCTGCATCCTTTTGTCAGCGCAGCCATGGACCTCTTTATTGCCTGTCTGGTAGGATATCGTAATGCTCTTCAGGAAAGAACATGGCCCGTCGCCAAGCTATTCTATAGCAACATAAAAGATGTTGAAATACAAGCTGCCCTTCGTGAGGGAGCCCTGTATCCGAACAACATGGTTGCCCATGAGAAAAGTGAGGTCAGTGAGGAGAATGAGACAGAAACTGCTTCCTCCTTGAGATGTCGTATAAAGGAACTGGAGCACCTGTTGTCCAATGGTGCAATGACGCTCGCTTCTCTACAGCGGCAGCATGACGAGGACAAGGCCAGCCTCAAG GCTGCATATGAACAGGGCTTCACCTTGTTGAAGGAGTCTCATCAGAAGTTTACAGAAGACCTTCTCCTCAAGCATCAGCAAGACCAGGAGCGCTTACAGGAAGAGAATGAAAGACTTCTAGCTGAGGAGGCGGCTGCTACTCTCACTG TGATTGAAGCCATGAAGAGAGCCCATAGCTCGGAGATGGAGAGAGTGTTGCAGAAGGCAAATTGGGAGAAGAGCAGTGGTGACACGAGTATTGCTGAGATACTGAAAAATCACAG TGAGGAGCTGGAATCAGTTCAGAGGGAGCTGGATGCACTGTCCAAGCAGTACTCACAGAAGTGTTTGGAGAGTGTCCACTTGACCCAAGCTCTGGAGGCAGAGAGAAAGGCTCTACAGCATTGTCAACACCAGAATCTAGCACTTGGTACCAGCAACCAG GAGCTGTATAATCAccttgctgaggaaatcatcaGATTGTCTGTGAAAGCAAACGATGGCAGCAGTGAGCTGGTTGACGGCAGGCAACGATATGAACTTGAG ATTATGCTGCGGGTAAAAGAGTCTGAAGTTGAATATCTAAAACAGGAAATCAGCACTTTAAAAACTGAACTTGACACTTCCCTAATG GGTCAAAAGCTTGCAACAGAGAGACACCAGGAACTGCAGACAGACTTCAGCATGGCGAAAGAGAAGGCAGAACAGCAGATCGAGCAGCTCAGGGAGCATCTGAGACTTGTTTACAAGGCCTTAGCAGAGTCTGTGGAGAAGAGGACATGTACCACTGTTCTTACTGCTGCTCGTCACACCTTACTAAAAAGCTGA
- the LOC140574300 gene encoding uncharacterized protein isoform X3 has translation MDTEKGSRLTPQLSLFCPSPEPWGTERDPFPSDHNPPLTNSTLSSSISSVDWELDEDTESNAISPGENFLSAQAMEGGRPTYQRCEECDHEDSCFIKSRIGGDYLSMGKMCQCCRRRGRSRSQTCTTPSYNKEISAGFLEAPQSSLRSRRRARSLDGRASDSTTTPDLLNFKKGWLLTLDDQEQWRKYWFVLSAQSLRFYLDSGAEEASELVGEIDLTTCRKVTEHLVQRNYGFQLHTPKLVYTLAAVTAGIRQNWIQALTKNMQSHNAPDVTSLADNHLLQVKAQFGPDVTQDSRCCPEQRPNHNRRHGRGSETLDWDEFSQGLHMMAQKESREQEWLHLQTEKEQEEQESRSRRRGREERRQRYAFVMGSSAYPGEDEEKSSQAQQQQQQQQRISEIEECWLQVERTAIRDGRKVPLYPECQSKSSAELEKILEHYQRKVEQLTVQLTKLADGNQSLEREDNTDWIWQQEPTRDTGIPCKAQQTGPNKPNPVLTLTDKYQETKQLLQLENLRRQRIKNRLNLCPLPQINSEFLTEPELKTVCNVLCCETMNNSSLGSHDWCEASRDWEDEHSRAKVDGFSERAVLPLRKNVGSDPTMVERFSQEDEFLARQHEALDRHNQELLNQLAEANREIDRLKAELLHQPNGCQPDLASVVERLEMELARNCRALQEAQNQLAEMEENLKDTHATLQLREATLQSLGFLTKDSDEKIGKVSCPDEMNRLCQCVQVLESKVSELESQLSLSEQTCRKLQNQNAPLRESELVNSLRVTEAEGNVEKLQREPDTSSQWTRLMHVNRRQVQDGRRSREGIQHVVEESVQLRSSELNMLLEVIKPLAENEEQVSALEHENTQVNCTVVQSLQLEKNIWESFLNALKDHLSQGTQGTEGAGSLLQCAKKKLEEITMDLLALSISTGSSSPNFDITGLYNGMEKDQQNIKTVLTDERLGNGQIWRGLKQLVETRLTLLNHEASKLESSINSERHCDVWNQTDDFHLHPFVSAAMDLFIACLVGYRNALQERTWPVAKLFYSNIKDVEIQAALREGALYPNNMVAHEKSEVSEENETETASSLRCRIKELEHLLSNGAMTLASLQRQHDEDKASLKAAYEQGFTLLKESHQKFTEDLLLKHQQDQERLQEENERLLAEEAAATLTVIEAMKRAHSSEMERVLQKANWEKSSGDTSIAEILKNHSEELESVQRELDALSKQYSQKCLESVHLTQALEAERKALQHCQHQNLALGTSNQELYNHLAEEIIRLSVKANDGSSELVDGRQRYELEIMLRVKESEVEYLKQEISTLKTELDTSLMGQKLATERHQELQTDFSMAKEKAEQQIEQLREHLRLVYKALAESVEKRTCTTVLTAARHTLLKS, from the exons ATGGACACTGAGAAGGGCTCCCGTTTGACCCCACAGCTCAGTTTGTTCTGCCCCAGTCCTGAGCCATGGGGTACAGAGCGTGACCCTTTCCCTTCAGACCACAACCCTCCTCTCACTAACTCCACTCTCAGCAGCTCCATCAGCTCAGTTGACTGGGAGCTGGATGAGGATACAGAGAGCAATGCTATTAGCCCCGGTGAGAACTTTCTGTCAGCACAAGCCATGGAGGGAGGCCGACCAACTTATCAGCGCTGTGAAGAATGTGACCATGAGGATTCTTGCTTCATCAAGAGCAG GATTGGGGGTGACTATTTGTCTATGGGTAAAATGTGTCAGTGCTGCAGGAGGCGTGGCAGAAGCAGAAGCCAAACGTGCACCACCCCAAGTTACAACAAG GAGATCTCTGCAGGCTTTTTAGAAGCTCCCCAGAGCAGCCTTCGTTCTCGGAGAAGAGCGAGGTCACTGGATGGGAGGGCCTCGGATTCCACCACGACG CCAGACCTTTTGAACTTCAAAAAAGGATGGCTGCTCACTCTAGACGACCAAGAGCAG TGGAGGAAGTACTGGTTTGTTCTGTCTGCTCAAAGCCTGCGTTTCTACCtagactctggagcagaggaG GCCTCCGAACTGGTTGGGGAGATTGACCTGACAACCTGTCGCAAAGTGACCGAGCACCTAGTTCAGAGGAACTATGGCTTTCAGCTTCAT ACTCCTAAACTGGTTTACACATTGGCTGCTGTGACTGCTGGGATACGACAAAACTGGATCCAGGCTCTCACAAAGAACATGCAGAGCCATAATGCGCCAGATGTTACCAG CCTTGCAGATAATCACCTTCTCCAAGTGAAAGCCCAGTTTGGCCCCGACGTCACTCAGGACTCCCGCTGCTGTCCAGAACAGCGGCCCAACCACAACAGAAGACATGGACGAGGTTCTGAAACGTTGGACTGGGATGAGTTCAGTCAGGGCCTGCACATGATGGCCCAGAAAGAAAGCAGAGAACAAGAGTGGCTGCATCTCCAGACTGAaaaggagcaggaggagcaagagagcaggagcaggagaagGGGAAGAGAAGAGCGCAGACAGAGGTATGCGTTTGTGATGGGTTCTTCAGCATATCCTGGGGAGGATGAGGAGAAGAGCAGCCaggctcagcagcagcagcagcagcagcagaggatAAGCGAGATTGAGGAATGTTGGCTGCAGGTGGAGAGGACAGCCATCCGAGATGGAAGGAAGGTGCCTTTGTATCCGGAGTGCCAGAGCAAGAGCTCTGCAGAGCTGGAGAAGATATTAGAACACTATCAGAGAAAG GTGGAGCAACTGACTGTCCAGTTAACAAAGTTGGCTGATGGGAACCAGTCCCTGGAACGAGAAGACAACACTGACTGGATCTGGCAG CAGGAGCCAACACGTGATACTGGAATACCATGTAAAGCTCAGCAGACTGGTCCAAATAAGCCAAACCCTGTGTTAACTCTGACTGACAAATATCAAGAAACCAAACAACTTCTTCAACTGGAGAATCTGAGAAGACAGCGTATCAAGAATCGGCTGAACCTCTGTCCTTTGCCCCAGATAAACTCTGAGTTCTTAACCGAACCTGAACTGAAGACTGTATgcaatgtgttgtgttgtgaaaCGATGAACAATTCCAGCCTTGGATCACATGATTGGTGTGAGGCAAGCAGAGACTGGGAGGATGAGCATAGCAGGGCTAAGGTCGATGGGTTCAGTGAAAGAGCTGTACTGCCGCTGAGGAAAAATGTTGGTTCAGATCCAACCATGGTGGAGCGATTCTCTCAGGAAGACGAGTTCCTAGCCAGGCAACATGAGGCCTTGGACCGGCATAATCAAGAACTACTGAACCAGCTTGCTGAGGCAAACAGGGAGATAGACCGGCTTAAGGCAGAACTCTTACATCAACCAAATGGCTGCCAGCCAGACCTGGCGTCTGTAGTCGAGCGTCTTGAGATGGAATTAGCTAGGAACTGTAGGGCACTCCAGGAGGCACAGAACCAGCTGGCAGAGATGGAGGAGAATCTGAAAGACACACATGCAACTCTGCAGTTGAGGGAAGCCACGCTCCAAAGCTTGGGCTTCTTGACCAAGGACAGTGATGAAAAGATAGGCAAAGTTTCATGCCCAGATGAAATGAACAGACTTTGCCAGTGTGTGCAGGTGCTGGAGAGCAAAGTGTCTGAACTGGAAAGCCAGCTAAGTCTCTCGGAGCAGACCTGCAGGAAACTCCAGAACCAGAATGCACCGCTCAGAGAATCGGAGCTTGTAAACAGCCTGAGGGTAACGGAGGCTGAGGGGAACGTCGAAAAGTTGCAGCGAGAACCTGATACGTCATCCCAATGGACAAGGTTGATGCATGTGAACAGGCGACAGGTCCAGGATGGCCGGAGATCAAGAGAAGGAATTCAACATGTGGTTGAGGAAAGCGTCCAGCTGAGGTCCAGTGAGCTCAACATGTTACTAGAGGTCATCAAACCTCTAGCTGAGAATGAGGAGCAGGTTTCTGCTTTAGAACATGAGAATACACAGGTGAACTGTACTGTGGTACAGAGTCTACAGTTGGAGAAGAACATTTGGGAAAGCTTTCTGAACGCCTTGAAAGACCATCTGTCTCAAGGTACTCAAGGGACTGAGGGAGCTGGCTCTCTGCTACAGTGTGCCAAGAAGAAACTGGAAGAGATTACAATGGACCTCTTGGCCCTTAGCATTTCCACGGGTAGCAGTAGCCCCAACTTTGACATTACTGGCCTTTATAATGGTATGGAGAAGGACCAGCAAAATATAAAGACAGTACTTACTGACGAGCGGCTAGGTAATGGTCAGATATGGAGAGGTTTAAAACAACTCGTGGAGACGAGACTGACTCTGCTAAACCACGAAGCATCAAAACTAGAGTCGTCCATCAATAGTGAAAGACACTGTGATGTCTGGAATCAGACAGACGACTTCCATCTGCATCCTTTTGTCAGCGCAGCCATGGACCTCTTTATTGCCTGTCTGGTAGGATATCGTAATGCTCTTCAGGAAAGAACATGGCCCGTCGCCAAGCTATTCTATAGCAACATAAAAGATGTTGAAATACAAGCTGCCCTTCGTGAGGGAGCCCTGTATCCGAACAACATGGTTGCCCATGAGAAAAGTGAGGTCAGTGAGGAGAATGAGACAGAAACTGCTTCCTCCTTGAGATGTCGTATAAAGGAACTGGAGCACCTGTTGTCCAATGGTGCAATGACGCTCGCTTCTCTACAGCGGCAGCATGACGAGGACAAGGCCAGCCTCAAG GCTGCATATGAACAGGGCTTCACCTTGTTGAAGGAGTCTCATCAGAAGTTTACAGAAGACCTTCTCCTCAAGCATCAGCAAGACCAGGAGCGCTTACAGGAAGAGAATGAAAGACTTCTAGCTGAGGAGGCGGCTGCTACTCTCACTG TGATTGAAGCCATGAAGAGAGCCCATAGCTCGGAGATGGAGAGAGTGTTGCAGAAGGCAAATTGGGAGAAGAGCAGTGGTGACACGAGTATTGCTGAGATACTGAAAAATCACAG TGAGGAGCTGGAATCAGTTCAGAGGGAGCTGGATGCACTGTCCAAGCAGTACTCACAGAAGTGTTTGGAGAGTGTCCACTTGACCCAAGCTCTGGAGGCAGAGAGAAAGGCTCTACAGCATTGTCAACACCAGAATCTAGCACTTGGTACCAGCAACCAG GAGCTGTATAATCAccttgctgaggaaatcatcaGATTGTCTGTGAAAGCAAACGATGGCAGCAGTGAGCTGGTTGACGGCAGGCAACGATATGAACTTGAG ATTATGCTGCGGGTAAAAGAGTCTGAAGTTGAATATCTAAAACAGGAAATCAGCACTTTAAAAACTGAACTTGACACTTCCCTAATG GGTCAAAAGCTTGCAACAGAGAGACACCAGGAACTGCAGACAGACTTCAGCATGGCGAAAGAGAAGGCAGAACAGCAGATCGAGCAGCTCAGGGAGCATCTGAGACTTGTTTACAAGGCCTTAGCAGAGTCTGTGGAGAAGAGGACATGTACCACTGTTCTTACTGCTGCTCGTCACACCTTACTAAAAAGCTGA